In a genomic window of Nitrospirota bacterium:
- a CDS encoding putative Ig domain-containing protein, whose product MATTVEYALMAGRAYQITRGLTNQFPTPQGWAELAHVPNNPAFPQITGAAGFEAVAFRKGTDIVISYAGTYAKDIAGDIFADIGLATGVGSAQLLQAAEYYLQVKADNPNATSITFTGHSLGGGLAALMGVFFGQQAVTFDQAPFARSAKLNVLTPDIAANLKVDLLANGHTEVELSGLTNFLQLREANGDIPNSNLVTNINVQGELLSGVPYNIPDRIGTTLFDINNSASGVSGDDLHAQSLLTAFLQSNETAVIGERLNEVTGEFTDLLKMLFDKNLFANDTDTNQRNFLDHLVRHQVGVQGLFAADAMVTRFTSDLWKLAQDGGLTMSEGTSFFGNNLNNVSNTLIAFDMQKYYDEHLAAGATPTELFTDLTTAGLGSNGIHFDTEAVVGAGNPITGAKGYSLYFQDYLNTDAFSGTESQLMELLLPSMRDWYVQAGTSGMNATVIDNRSAFMLGGAGADTLTGGTRADLLVGNAGADTLDGGAGADTMIGGSGDDTYNVDNVGDQVIEGLNNGIDTVQSSVTFTFSPGDNLEHLTLTGTNNIKGIGNDLNNDLTGNSGVNRLEGRGGTDHLIGNGGTDILVGGTGDDRLEGGAGFDTYVWNTGDGNETIMDSDGIGAVTFNARLLSGGLRTTTDPQDTWHSADGAITYVKQGADLSINGTVTIEAFDFAAGDVGIRLTTAPDTTQPALPTIDFTNGQPTITWEGDDSNNTPLFEVGANHIAYGRGGFDQISFITYPEFYNHQVFGGLGNDTVDGGAGRDRLYGEGDLDVLRGWLGDDLLDGGDGDDELQGGTGNDQIFGGTGNDAIIANNPFNPLQSGSDNDYVDGGLGADFIAGGQGNDVLLGGAGDDTISGEGVVVSGRLDRQTGNDYLDGGAGNDGLTGGAGNDIVLGGTGDDLLNGDNEISLPENPSTPPEWDPLVDGQDYLDGGDGNDVLHGGGYDDILIGGLGNDRLWGDGFGYGSEPGDDWLDGGADHDELYGGAGADTLLGGGGDDLLVGDFSTDPGVDDILDGGAGMDELQGSGGNDHLFGGTEADLLFGEAGEDVLDGGQGADELQGGDGNDVLIGGTEDDRLFGDAGSDNLDGEAGADLLVGDAGDDTLFGGEGNDQLEGGVGADLLAGEDGNDVLIGGADADFLFGGDSNDNLQGGAGDDVLTGGAGVDSLDGGAGSDTYVFNLGDGVETIVDTAGEANKLVFGAGILADDISVGIGSLVLRVGFTGDAIIIQGFDPAHPTVPVGIETFEFADGTTLTQADLVARGYDLVGTAGNDSLNGGEIYREIYGLDGNDVLSGGAIDNVLNGGSGHDVLFGEGGIDQLLGGTGDDFMRGGDGNDVLNGEAGNDSLEGETGDDVLVGGAGDDQLLGGTGDDTYRFNFGDGLDSISDSIDVGEPNRVLFGPGITSSSVTLTTNFGQVLVRPDTAFEGVTIGANGSDALGFHAVDLFQFEDGTSLTYADLVARGFDIDGTDFDDVLFGTNVIDRFRGGLGNDRMEGGEGNDSYVFNIGDGVDTIVDAVAPGADNDIIFGPGIVSSDLRLDLASDQSDAEISDLLIRVGVNGDAVQLDTFDRDVVLDLRTVETFRFDDGSVLTYEQLLARGFDLTGTAGDDQIEGTNVVDRIISGDGADVLQSGLGDDTLDGGTGNDQLSGGQGNDSYLFGPGSGQDTIVEFQGSLDRISMAAGVAPSDVVVTRNNNDLVLSLNGGTDRLTVSFYFLASPLQIEQVIFADGTVWDHAFIENLTRPTINGTGGNDVLVGTGAADQLLGLAGNDQLSGLAGNDVLDGGTGADQLAGGPGNDTYVVDDAGDVVTELVNEGTDLVQSAVSYQLSANVEHLTLTGGGLINGTGNSLDNVLTGNSAVNVLTGGAGNDTYVVGAGDAIVELAGEGTDTIQTGSNATLGANLENLTLTGSAALTGTGNALDNVLQAEGSVSILAGGDGNDTYLIGPNGDDDMLVETATGGIDTVIAAHDYRLPGHIENLTVLDPRVPDFETFSLIPYGSPGIFVSGYGNDLDNTLAGGRANNALDGGLGADTLIGGAGDDTYVVDDVGDIVVERANEGIDTVQSSTSHVLSANVESLTLVGTGTIDGTGNGMNNTLLGNAAANVLDGGVGNDILNGEEGADTFVFGLGSGQDVVADTTQTGAVDTVQIKTGLTPSDLAVFHRGEDLVLNIAGTTDELALANFYGPSEWGFKQVRFVDGTLWDAAELRARAVVAGGTTNGSTGNDNLIGGVGNDTLVGNAGNDTLAGGLGDDVIYGDAISQSPFVPPVIGNDQLTGGSGNDVLRDFQGTNVFDGGAGNDSLLLGAGQDTVLFGRGSGTDFVTLDNNGSDIDVIQIAADLSPADVVISRHYPDYQLIDLYVFSTGDKLTLSLSTNYPSVGLETTQAVVRFTDGTQWNLAWSPSNLSFATGTILNDVISGFPGDIFRGLAGDDTYLVDSASESVVEAAGEGIDTVESLVDYSLGAHVENLILAQSASSVIPSPVHGTGNELDNLIVGNTRNNILDGGDGNDVLVGGVFRSAEEFFVFRTGSDILIGGAGDDVLMADGGNVVFAVGGVEGQWLFLGGGSEFRENVPRRADDLFIGGSGNDTYILHSQQQTVAEFAGEGTDTVQSTVNYVLGEHVENLTLQENPVFYLPGPVVGTGNELNNVLIGNSEDNVLSGMNGDDTLWGGSGINRDSQVIRSGDDVLRGGAGHDTYLFKIGDGIDTIEDVAVISEGNRIQFGVGIAQSDLTFTQDQAARTLTIQVGSSGTDQLVLTNFDPTGANGSLVVETLAFADGSTASLAALLGGPVNHAPTVANALADQTVPEVAPFSIVVPANAFADQDAGDVLTYSATLANGTALPAWLTFDAATRTFSGTPDDAQVGNLDVRVTATDTGNLAVSDQFTLTVTNVNEAPTVAVPVADQQATSGTAFQFVMAAETFADVDAGDVLTYNAVLADGSALPSWLSFDATTRTFSGTPGTGDAGTIDVRVTATDTGALSASDVFALTVSSQDQVLTGTAGNDVLAGGVGNDQLFGLAGSDTLTGGARNDLLDGGTGTDTMTGGSGDDTYVVDATGDGVTELANEGTDTVQTNLLLYTLGANLENLTLTGTGPSAGIGNALSNVLTGNSGANLLDGKAGADQMSGGAGDDLYLVDNPGDTVIEQTGEGTLDSVTSSVSYTLSPNVENLVLTGSAAINGTGNDQDNVLTGNSAANVLTGGAGNDTYVVGSSDTVVEGAGEGTDAVISTVTHSLGANVENLTLLGLSSASATGNVLDNVLNGLLNLGGNTLTGGAGNDTYIIGAGDAVVEVANGGIDTVQSLLTHSLGANVEHLTLAGLGAVNGTGNSLNNTITGNSANNVLSGAGGDDQLRGGLGNDTVNGGSGNDTFLFGRGDGQDLVQDNSGTADKLLYDTGINPLDLVISRQANNLRLAIHDSTDVVTVQNWYVGTTNRTETIQAGNGQTLLSTQVDQLIQAMAAFSAQSGLTWDQAIDQQPQDVQTVLAGSWQ is encoded by the coding sequence ATGGCCACCACAGTTGAATATGCATTGATGGCAGGACGGGCGTATCAAATCACCCGTGGACTGACAAACCAATTTCCAACTCCGCAGGGATGGGCTGAGCTCGCACATGTTCCAAACAATCCAGCCTTTCCTCAGATTACAGGTGCAGCTGGCTTTGAAGCCGTTGCCTTCCGAAAAGGTACCGACATTGTCATCTCCTATGCCGGCACCTACGCGAAAGACATCGCGGGAGATATTTTCGCTGACATTGGACTCGCAACAGGCGTTGGATCAGCTCAACTCTTGCAAGCGGCCGAATACTATCTACAGGTGAAGGCCGACAATCCCAATGCGACGAGCATCACCTTCACTGGGCACAGTTTAGGCGGGGGGCTGGCCGCTCTGATGGGCGTGTTCTTCGGTCAACAGGCGGTGACGTTCGATCAAGCCCCGTTTGCCAGGTCAGCAAAACTGAATGTGCTCACTCCGGATATCGCAGCCAATCTCAAAGTGGACCTTCTGGCCAATGGCCACACCGAAGTTGAACTCTCCGGCCTGACCAATTTTTTACAACTGCGTGAAGCCAATGGCGACATTCCCAATTCCAACTTGGTGACCAACATCAATGTGCAAGGTGAACTTCTGTCCGGTGTACCCTATAACATCCCCGACCGCATCGGCACCACTCTTTTCGATATCAACAACAGCGCGTCTGGCGTTTCGGGCGACGACCTGCATGCGCAGTCCCTGCTCACCGCGTTCCTGCAAAGCAATGAGACTGCTGTGATAGGCGAGAGGCTGAACGAGGTGACGGGCGAATTCACTGACTTGCTGAAGATGCTGTTTGATAAAAACTTGTTTGCAAATGACACAGACACGAATCAGAGGAATTTCCTCGACCATCTCGTCCGTCATCAAGTAGGTGTGCAAGGCTTATTTGCTGCCGATGCGATGGTGACCCGCTTCACCTCTGACCTGTGGAAACTCGCGCAGGACGGCGGGCTGACTATGAGCGAGGGCACTAGCTTCTTCGGTAATAATCTGAACAACGTCAGCAACACCTTGATCGCCTTCGACATGCAGAAGTATTACGACGAGCACCTCGCCGCCGGTGCCACGCCCACCGAACTCTTCACTGATTTGACTACTGCGGGGCTCGGCAGCAACGGCATTCACTTCGACACGGAGGCGGTCGTCGGTGCAGGTAATCCAATTACTGGCGCCAAGGGTTACAGCCTGTATTTTCAGGACTACCTCAACACAGATGCGTTTTCTGGCACTGAGAGCCAGCTGATGGAATTGCTGCTGCCGTCAATGCGCGACTGGTATGTGCAGGCGGGAACGAGTGGCATGAATGCCACCGTCATCGATAACCGAAGCGCGTTCATGCTGGGCGGTGCTGGCGCCGATACCCTCACCGGCGGCACTCGGGCCGATCTGCTGGTGGGCAATGCTGGGGCTGACACACTGGATGGTGGCGCAGGCGCCGACACCATGATCGGGGGATCGGGCGATGACACGTATAATGTGGACAATGTCGGCGATCAGGTCATCGAAGGTTTGAACAATGGCATCGATACGGTCCAAAGCTCCGTGACCTTCACATTCTCACCGGGGGACAATCTCGAACACCTGACACTCACGGGGACCAACAACATTAAGGGCATCGGAAACGATCTCAATAACGACCTCACCGGCAACAGCGGCGTGAATCGGTTAGAGGGCCGGGGCGGCACGGATCATCTGATCGGCAACGGTGGCACCGACATTCTGGTTGGCGGCACGGGCGATGATCGCCTCGAAGGGGGCGCAGGGTTCGACACCTATGTCTGGAACACGGGCGACGGCAACGAGACAATCATGGACTCGGATGGAATCGGCGCCGTGACGTTCAATGCCAGGCTGCTTAGTGGCGGGCTCCGCACAACCACTGACCCACAGGATACGTGGCATAGCGCCGATGGTGCCATCACCTATGTGAAGCAAGGGGCCGATCTGAGTATCAATGGCACGGTGACGATCGAAGCGTTTGACTTTGCCGCCGGAGATGTGGGGATCCGGCTCACGACCGCCCCCGACACGACGCAACCAGCCCTGCCCACGATCGACTTTACCAATGGCCAGCCGACGATCACGTGGGAGGGCGACGACAGCAACAATACGCCTCTATTCGAGGTGGGGGCCAACCACATCGCCTACGGACGGGGTGGGTTTGATCAAATCAGCTTCATTACCTATCCCGAGTTCTACAACCATCAGGTCTTTGGGGGACTGGGAAATGACACGGTTGATGGGGGCGCCGGACGAGACCGCCTCTATGGAGAAGGCGATCTGGATGTGCTTCGGGGCTGGTTGGGCGACGATCTGCTCGATGGCGGGGACGGCGACGATGAACTGCAAGGTGGAACCGGCAACGACCAGATTTTTGGTGGAACAGGCAACGATGCCATCATTGCGAATAATCCGTTTAATCCGCTCCAGAGCGGGAGTGACAACGACTATGTCGATGGAGGATTGGGGGCCGATTTCATTGCTGGGGGTCAGGGGAATGATGTGCTGCTCGGCGGTGCGGGCGATGATACTATTTCTGGCGAAGGGGTCGTGGTGTCTGGCCGGCTGGATCGCCAAACGGGCAATGATTACCTTGACGGAGGGGCCGGCAATGACGGCCTGACCGGGGGGGCTGGGAATGACATTGTGCTGGGCGGGACTGGCGATGATCTCTTGAACGGGGACAATGAGATTTCGCTGCCAGAAAATCCTAGTACCCCTCCCGAGTGGGATCCGCTCGTGGATGGGCAAGATTATCTGGATGGCGGGGACGGGAACGATGTGCTGCACGGCGGGGGCTATGACGATATTTTGATCGGTGGACTGGGCAATGATCGACTGTGGGGAGACGGGTTTGGCTACGGGTCCGAACCGGGTGACGACTGGCTTGATGGGGGTGCTGATCACGATGAACTTTACGGAGGGGCTGGTGCGGACACCCTGCTTGGTGGAGGAGGAGACGATCTCCTGGTGGGTGATTTCTCAACTGATCCCGGAGTAGACGATATTCTCGATGGCGGGGCCGGCATGGATGAACTGCAAGGGAGTGGCGGGAATGATCATCTCTTTGGCGGGACCGAGGCGGATCTCCTCTTCGGCGAGGCTGGAGAAGATGTGTTAGACGGGGGACAAGGCGCGGATGAACTCCAGGGTGGGGATGGCAACGATGTGTTGATTGGCGGAACGGAGGACGACCGGTTGTTCGGCGATGCGGGCTCCGACAATTTGGATGGCGAGGCCGGTGCTGACTTGCTGGTCGGGGACGCGGGCGACGACACCTTGTTCGGCGGGGAGGGGAACGATCAGCTCGAGGGGGGCGTGGGCGCCGATCTCCTGGCGGGCGAGGACGGGAACGATGTGCTGATTGGGGGGGCGGACGCGGATTTTCTCTTTGGCGGCGATAGCAACGATAATCTGCAGGGCGGCGCGGGAGATGACGTACTGACCGGCGGCGCCGGTGTGGATAGTTTGGATGGCGGGGCCGGTAGCGATACCTATGTGTTCAACCTGGGCGATGGGGTCGAAACGATCGTCGATACGGCGGGAGAAGCTAACAAGTTGGTGTTTGGCGCGGGGATTCTTGCTGACGATATCAGCGTCGGCATCGGCTCGCTTGTCTTGCGCGTAGGGTTCACCGGGGATGCGATTATTATTCAAGGGTTCGATCCGGCGCATCCCACGGTGCCGGTCGGGATCGAGACATTTGAGTTTGCCGATGGGACCACGCTGACTCAAGCGGACCTCGTCGCGCGGGGATACGATCTGGTGGGGACAGCCGGTAACGATAGTTTGAACGGAGGCGAGATCTACCGAGAGATCTATGGTCTCGATGGCAACGACGTTCTGTCAGGTGGAGCGATCGACAATGTGCTTAATGGCGGGAGCGGCCATGACGTCTTGTTTGGGGAAGGCGGGATTGATCAGCTTTTGGGTGGGACTGGTGATGACTTCATGCGCGGGGGTGACGGCAACGATGTGTTGAACGGCGAGGCTGGGAACGACAGTCTTGAAGGGGAGACGGGGGATGACGTGCTGGTCGGTGGAGCCGGTGACGATCAGCTGTTGGGTGGCACGGGGGATGATACCTATCGCTTCAATTTCGGTGACGGGCTCGACAGTATCAGTGATTCAATTGATGTGGGGGAACCCAATCGCGTGCTGTTCGGTCCTGGCATCACCTCGTCGTCCGTGACATTGACGACCAACTTTGGTCAGGTGCTCGTGCGCCCCGACACGGCATTCGAAGGTGTGACAATCGGTGCCAATGGCAGTGATGCACTGGGATTCCATGCGGTCGATCTCTTTCAGTTTGAAGATGGTACGAGCTTGACGTATGCCGACCTGGTCGCGCGCGGGTTCGATATCGACGGCACCGACTTCGACGATGTGCTCTTCGGCACCAATGTGATCGACCGGTTCCGCGGCGGACTCGGCAACGACCGCATGGAGGGCGGCGAGGGGAACGATTCCTATGTCTTCAACATCGGAGACGGTGTCGATACGATTGTAGATGCCGTTGCGCCAGGAGCTGACAATGACATCATCTTCGGCCCAGGCATTGTGTCGTCCGATCTTCGTCTCGATCTGGCTTCCGATCAGTCAGACGCTGAGATCAGTGACTTGTTGATCCGTGTCGGCGTAAACGGCGACGCCGTGCAGCTCGATACGTTCGATCGCGACGTTGTGTTGGATCTTCGCACCGTCGAGACGTTTCGTTTCGATGACGGCAGCGTGCTGACCTACGAGCAACTGCTCGCGCGAGGGTTTGACCTTACCGGCACCGCCGGCGACGACCAGATAGAGGGAACGAACGTGGTCGATCGGATTATTTCCGGTGATGGCGCCGATGTGTTGCAGAGTGGGTTAGGCGACGATACCCTCGATGGTGGAACCGGGAATGACCAGCTGAGTGGCGGTCAGGGCAACGACTCCTATCTGTTCGGTCCAGGGTCCGGTCAGGATACGATTGTCGAGTTTCAGGGAAGCTTGGACAGGATCAGCATGGCGGCCGGTGTGGCCCCCTCGGATGTGGTGGTCACACGGAATAACAACGACCTCGTCTTGAGCCTGAATGGTGGGACGGATCGGCTCACCGTGTCGTTCTATTTCTTGGCCAGTCCGTTGCAAATCGAACAGGTGATCTTCGCCGATGGCACGGTCTGGGACCACGCCTTCATTGAGAATCTCACGAGACCCACGATCAATGGAACCGGCGGGAATGACGTGCTGGTCGGAACAGGCGCTGCTGACCAGTTGTTGGGGCTGGCGGGGAACGATCAGCTCAGTGGTTTGGCAGGCAACGATGTGCTTGATGGTGGAACCGGAGCCGATCAACTCGCGGGCGGCCCAGGGAACGACACCTATGTGGTCGATGACGCGGGCGACGTTGTAACCGAACTTGTCAACGAAGGTACGGATCTTGTGCAGTCAGCAGTCAGCTATCAGCTGTCAGCGAATGTGGAGCATCTCACTTTGACTGGCGGCGGGCTTATCAATGGCACGGGCAACTCCCTCGATAACGTTCTGACAGGGAACAGCGCCGTCAACGTGCTGACCGGCGGAGCAGGCAACGACACCTATGTGGTCGGCGCGGGAGATGCGATTGTAGAGTTGGCCGGAGAGGGTACTGACACGATTCAGACCGGCAGCAACGCGACGCTGGGCGCCAATCTTGAAAACCTGACGCTGACCGGCAGTGCCGCGCTGACCGGAACAGGAAATGCCTTGGACAATGTCCTGCAAGCGGAGGGATCAGTCAGCATCTTGGCCGGCGGCGATGGCAACGACACCTATCTGATCGGGCCGAATGGCGACGACGACATGCTCGTTGAAACGGCCACCGGGGGGATCGATACCGTGATCGCTGCGCACGACTATCGGTTGCCGGGTCATATTGAAAATCTCACAGTGCTCGATCCTCGAGTGCCCGACTTTGAGACCTTCTCGCTCATTCCTTATGGGTCGCCAGGGATATTTGTGAGCGGATATGGGAACGATCTGGATAATACGCTCGCCGGCGGGCGAGCGAATAATGCTCTAGATGGTGGTCTGGGCGCCGATACATTGATTGGTGGGGCCGGCGATGACACATACGTCGTAGACGACGTCGGTGACATCGTGGTTGAGCGGGCCAACGAAGGCATCGATACGGTCCAGTCTTCGACGAGTCATGTCTTATCAGCCAACGTGGAAAGTCTCACGCTGGTTGGGACTGGAACCATTGATGGAACCGGCAATGGCATGAACAACACCCTACTCGGGAACGCGGCGGCAAATGTGTTGGATGGTGGAGTAGGGAACGACATTCTCAATGGCGAAGAAGGGGCTGACACCTTCGTATTTGGTCTAGGCTCCGGTCAGGATGTCGTGGCCGACACGACTCAAACGGGCGCAGTGGACACCGTGCAGATTAAGACCGGTTTGACACCAAGCGATCTCGCCGTGTTCCACCGTGGGGAAGATTTGGTGTTGAACATTGCTGGGACGACAGACGAGCTGGCCTTGGCCAACTTTTATGGTCCGTCGGAATGGGGCTTCAAACAAGTTCGCTTCGTCGATGGCACGCTGTGGGATGCGGCCGAATTGCGCGCGCGGGCAGTAGTCGCGGGAGGCACGACCAACGGAAGCACAGGCAATGACAACCTTATCGGTGGGGTGGGAAATGACACGTTGGTGGGTAACGCGGGCAACGATACGTTAGCGGGCGGGCTCGGAGATGATGTCATCTACGGCGACGCCATTTCCCAATCGCCGTTTGTCCCGCCTGTGATCGGAAACGATCAGTTGACCGGTGGATCTGGAAATGACGTATTGCGAGATTTTCAAGGGACCAATGTGTTCGACGGTGGGGCAGGAAACGACTCGCTGTTGCTCGGCGCCGGCCAGGACACGGTGTTATTTGGCCGTGGATCAGGCACCGATTTTGTCACCCTTGACAATAATGGCAGTGATATCGACGTCATTCAAATTGCCGCAGATCTCTCTCCTGCCGATGTCGTGATCAGCCGCCACTATCCGGATTATCAATTGATCGACCTTTATGTGTTCAGTACCGGAGACAAGTTGACGTTGTCCCTTTCGACGAATTACCCATCGGTGGGGCTCGAAACGACTCAGGCTGTCGTCCGATTCACAGACGGGACTCAGTGGAATCTTGCATGGTCGCCGTCCAACTTGAGTTTTGCCACGGGTACGATCCTGAATGATGTGATAAGCGGTTTCCCCGGCGACATTTTCAGAGGGCTTGCAGGCGACGATACCTATCTTGTGGATTCTGCGAGTGAGTCGGTCGTCGAAGCGGCTGGGGAGGGGATCGATACCGTCGAAAGCTTGGTGGATTATTCGTTGGGCGCCCACGTCGAAAATTTGATTCTCGCTCAGAGCGCCAGCTCTGTGATCCCAAGTCCTGTGCATGGAACCGGCAATGAGTTGGACAATCTCATCGTTGGGAATACCAGAAATAACATTCTCGATGGAGGTGACGGGAACGATGTGTTGGTGGGTGGAGTCTTTCGATCCGCGGAAGAGTTTTTCGTCTTTCGGACCGGCAGCGACATCTTGATCGGCGGGGCGGGCGATGATGTGCTCATGGCGGATGGAGGAAACGTCGTCTTCGCCGTGGGCGGCGTTGAAGGACAGTGGCTGTTCTTAGGTGGTGGCTCGGAATTCCGTGAGAATGTCCCGCGGCGAGCCGACGATCTCTTCATCGGAGGCAGTGGCAACGACACCTACATACTCCATAGCCAACAACAAACCGTGGCGGAGTTTGCTGGGGAAGGCACAGATACGGTGCAGAGCACAGTGAACTATGTGTTAGGAGAGCATGTGGAGAACCTCACTCTTCAAGAAAACCCGGTGTTTTATCTGCCTGGGCCTGTTGTCGGAACGGGGAATGAGTTGAACAATGTGCTCATTGGCAACAGTGAAGACAATGTGCTGAGTGGAATGAATGGGGACGACACGCTCTGGGGTGGCAGCGGAATCAACAGGGACTCTCAAGTGATTCGATCCGGCGACGATGTGCTGCGTGGTGGCGCTGGTCACGACACCTATCTCTTCAAGATCGGCGACGGCATCGATACGATCGAGGATGTCGCGGTGATCAGCGAAGGCAACCGGATTCAGTTCGGGGTAGGCATTGCCCAAAGTGATCTGACCTTCACCCAGGACCAAGCTGCCCGTACCCTGACCATTCAGGTCGGCAGTAGCGGAACTGACCAGCTCGTGCTCACGAACTTCGATCCGACCGGGGCGAACGGCTCGCTGGTCGTCGAGACCCTAGCCTTTGCCGATGGGAGTACGGCGAGTTTGGCGGCACTGCTGGGCGGTCCAGTCAATCATGCCCCGACGGTGGCGAACGCGCTCGCGGATCAAACGGTCCCAGAAGTCGCGCCGTTCAGTATTGTCGTCCCGGCCAATGCCTTCGCCGATCAAGATGCGGGCGATGTGCTGACTTATAGTGCAACCTTGGCGAACGGCACCGCGCTGCCGGCATGGCTGACGTTCGATGCCGCCACGCGCACGTTCAGCGGGACCCCGGACGATGCGCAGGTGGGCAATCTCGATGTGCGTGTGACGGCCACGGATACCGGCAATCTTGCCGTGTCAGATCAGTTCACCCTGACCGTGACCAATGTGAACGAGGCGCCGACGGTCGCGGTTCCGGTTGCCGATCAGCAGGCGACCTCCGGGACGGCGTTTCAGTTCGTCATGGCGGCTGAGACGTTTGCGGACGTCGATGCCGGTGACGTACTGACGTACAACGCCGTACTGGCCGATGGGAGCGCACTTCCATCCTGGCTGAGTTTTGACGCCACGACGCGCACGTTCAGCGGGACGCCGGGCACCGGTGACGCCGGCACCATCGACGTGCGTGTCACCGCGACCGACACCGGCGCGCTCAGCGCGTCGGATGTCTTTGCCCTGACGGTGAGCAGTCAGGATCAGGTCCTGACCGGGACTGCTGGCAACGATGTGCTTGCGGGCGGGGTCGGCAACGATCAACTGTTCGGACTGGCCGGCAGCGATACCCTGACCGGTGGAGCCAGAAACGACCTGCTCGACGGCGGCACCGGGACCGATACGATGACCGGTGGCAGCGGCGACGATACCTACGTTGTCGATGCGACCGGCGATGGCGTGACCGAATTGGCCAACGAAGGCACAGATACGGTGCAGACTAATCTGCTGCTCTATACGCTGGGCGCCAATCTCGAGAACCTGACTCTGACGGGGACCGGGCCGAGCGCGGGCATCGGCAATGCGTTATCCAATGTGCTGACGGGTAACAGCGGGGCCAACCTGCTCGACGGCAAGGCCGGGGCCGATCAGATGAGTGGTGGGGCGGGGGACGATCTGTATCTGGTGGACAATCCCGGCGATACGGTGATCGAACAAACCGGCGAGGGGACGCTCGATTCGGTCACCAGTTCGGTCAGCTACACCCTCAGTCCGAATGTCGAGAATCTTGTGTTGACGGGGTCAGCTGCCATTAACGGCACCGGAAATGATCAGGATAATGTGCTCACCGGTAACAGCGCGGCGAATGTCCTGACGGGCGGAGCCGGCAATGATACCTATGTCGTTGGGAGCAGCGACACGGTGGTGGAAGGGGCTGGGGAAGGCACAGACGCGGTGATCAGTACCGTCACGCACAGCCTCGGCGCTAACGTGGAGAATCTGACCCTCCTGGGGTTGAGTAGCGCAAGTGCCACGGGTAACGTATTGGATAATGTGCTGAACGGCCTCCTCAACTTGGGCGGTAATACCCTGACCGGGGGAGCCGGCAATGACACCTATATTATTGGAGCCGGCGACGCAGTGGTCGAAGTGGCCAATGGAGGTATCGATACGGTCCAAAGCCTGCTCACTCATTCCTTGGGTGCGAACGTGGAGCATCTGACGTTGGCCGGTCTCGGCGCCGTCAACGGCACCGGCAACAGTCTGAACAATACGATCACCGGCAACAGCGCCAACAATGTGCTGAGCGGCGCCGGAGGAGACGATCAGCTCCGTGGCGGGTTGGGCAACGATACAGTCAACGGCGGCAGCGGGAACGATACGTTCCTGTTTGGCCGAGGCGACGGACAGGATCTGGTCCAGGACAACAGTGGGACAGCCGACAAGCTGCTCTATGATACCGGCATCAATCCGCTGGATCTGGTCATCAGCCGGCAGGCGAACAATCTGCGACTGGCGATCCACGACTCGACAGATGTTGTAACGGTGCAGAACTGGTACGTCGGCACGACGAATCGGACCGAGACCATTCAAGCCGGCAATGGGCAGACCTTGCTCAGTACGCAGGTCGATCAGTTGATTCAGGCGATGGCGGCCTTCTCTGCGCAATCGGGCCTCACGTGGGATCAAGCCATCGATCAACAGCCGCAAGATGTGCAGACGGTACTGGCAGGGAGCTGGCAGTAA